A single region of the Sorghum bicolor cultivar BTx623 chromosome 7, Sorghum_bicolor_NCBIv3, whole genome shotgun sequence genome encodes:
- the LOC8076596 gene encoding WAT1-related protein At5g47470 has product MDRSRTRRMLCCGDGVSSMSMSCSDVVTICGLFAVQCIYGLYMMFLSALLAAGVPSLFIIVVACAASSVVVLPFALALERKKWPKVWSPMLVVQLIIISLGGVSIYQVIMMLGVARTSPAIASAMPNLCPGFIFVIAACLRFERFDWKCKYTRAKILGTLVCLSGAMCVSFLKNPTPSISPKSLPSDDEELSNGKARHDWILGCFCLLTGVIIFACNTVLQAAALKRFPAPLSICSITAMMGSIFSAIVQVLMEGKLTAGTANNLTRIIGEIVLVGGVVIGLCTAFQVSSIGRKGPVLVSMFNPFQTVFSAFISFIFFGQWIGLGCFVGIVLMFVGLYVVLWAKNREDNMFADLAAPSPSETGCDIESSLLQ; this is encoded by the exons ATGGATCGATCAAGAACTAGAAGGATGCTGTGCTGCGGCGACGGCGTGTCGTCGATGTCCATGTCGTGCTCCGACGTGGTCACCATATGTGGCCTCTTCGCCGTGCAGTGCATCTACGGCCTCTACATGATGTTCCTCAGCGCCCTGCTTGCCGCCGGCGTCCCTTCCCTCTTCATCATCGTCGTCGCCTGCGCCGCTTCCTCCGTCGTCGTCCTCCCCTTCGCCCTCGCCCTTGAGAG GAAGAAATGGCCCAAAGTGTGGAGCCCCATGTTGGTTGTTCAGCTTATCATCATTTCGCTAGGAGG GGTGTCAATATACCAAGTCATCATGATGCTCGGTGTTGCACGCACCTCGCCGGCGATAGCCTCCGCCATGCCTAATCTTTGCCCTGGCTTCATCTTCGTCATCGCAGCCTGCCTGAG GTTTGAGAGGTTCGACTGGAAGTGCAAGTACACCAGAGCAAAGATCTTGGGCACTCTGGTGTGCCTCAGCGGCGCAATGTGTGTCAGCTTCCTGAAGAACCCTACTCCCAGCATATCTCCAAAGTCCCTTCCCAGTGACGATGAAGAGCTCTCAAATGGCAAAGCCAGGCACGATTGGatacttggatgtttctgtCTTCTGACGGGGGTCATAATCTTTGCCTGCAATACTGTTCTGCAG GCTGCAGCTCTGAAGAGATTCCCTGCACCGTTGTCTATCTGTTCCATTACCGCCATGATGGGGTCGATCTTCAGTGCTATTGTCCAGGTCTTGATGGAGGGGAAGCTCACTGCAGGGACCGCTAACAACCTCACAAGGATCATTGGCGAAATTGTGCTTGTG GGAGGCGTGGTGATCGGCCTGTGCACGGCATTCCAGGTATCAAGCATTGGTCGCAAGGGGCCTGTACTCGTCTCCATGTTCAACCCATTTCAGACGGTCTTCTCGGCGTTCATCTCCTTCATTTTCTTCGGGCAATGGATCGGCTTGGGATG CTTTGTGGGGATTgtgctcatgtttgttggactgtACGTGGTGCTGTGGGCGAAGAATAGGGAGGACAACATGTTTGCCGATCTGGCAGCGCCGTCGCCGTCTGAAACTGGATGTGATATAGAGAGTTCACTGCTGCAATGA
- the LOC8076597 gene encoding meiotic recombination protein SPO11-2 — protein sequence MAEANVAAASLFGADSRLCSADILAPPEVRARIEVAVLNFLAALASPSSPAISVLPLISRSSANCSLRSGLLNDVSSVYLSHTFCKRSLMHNPKAFVRVWKVMEMCYKILGEGKLVHQRELFYKLLSDSPKYFSCQRHVNQAIQDVVSLLRCTRQSLGVMASSRGALIGRLVLHEPDEEQIDCSILGASGHAITGDLNLLSKLNLSSDARYIIVVEKDAIFQRLAEDRLYNQLPCILITAKGYPDIATRFILHRLSQTFPNMPIFALVDWNPAGLAIMCTYKYGSISMGLESYRYACNVKWLGMRGDDLQLIPESAFQVLKPRDLQIAKSLLSSKFLQESHRAELTLMVEKGKRADIEALYSHGFDYLGKYIARKIVQGDYI from the exons ATGGCGGAGGCGAACGTGGCAGCGGCGTCGCTCTTCGGCGCTGACAGCCGCCTCTGCTCCGCTGACATCCTCGCGCCGCCTGAG GTCCGGGCAAGGATCGAGGTGGCCGTGCTCAACTTCCTCGCCGCGCTCGCCTCCCCTTCCTCGCCGGCCATCTCCGTCCTCCCCCTG ATCAGCCGGAGCTCTGCTAACTGCAGCCTCCGCAGCGGGTTGCTGAACGACGTTTCGTCGGTTTATCTCTCGCACACCTTCTGCAAGAGGTCTCTGATGCACAATCCAAAGGCGTTTGTAAGAG TATGGAAGGTCATGGAGATGTGCTACAAGATCTTGGGGGAGGGGAAGCTGGTCCACCAACGCGAGTTGTTCTACAAGCTCCTGTCGGACTCACCCAAGTACTTCAGCTGTCAACGTCATGTCAACCAAGCCATTCAAG ATGTTGTTTCCTTGCTCCGGTGTACAAGGCAGAGCCTAGGAGTcatggcatcaagcagagggGCACTGATTGGGCGCCTTGTGCTGCAT GAGCCAGATGAAGAACAGATTGACTGCTCCATTCTTGGAGCTTCAGGGCATGCAATTACAGGGGACCTGAACCTGTTGAGCAAACTAAATTTGTCTTCAGATGCTCGGTATATCATTGTGGTGGAGAAG GATGCCATATTTCAGAGGCTGGCTGAAGACCGCCTGTATAATCAGCTCCCTTGTATCCTGATCACTGCAAAGGGATATCCTGATATTGCCACAAG GTTTATCTTGCATCGGCTGAGCCAGACATTTCCGAATATGCCGATTTTCGCATTAGTGGATTG GAACCCAGCAGGACTTGCTATAATGTGCACTTACAAATATGGAAGCATATCAATGGGTCTGGAGTCATACAGATATG CGTGCAACGTGAAATGGCTTGGGATGAGAGGAGATGATCTGCAGCTTATCCCCGAGAGTGCGTTTCAAGTGCTGAAGCCACGTGATTTGCAGATTGCCAAAAGCTTGCTGTCATCAAAGTTCCTACAG GAGAGTCACAGAGCTGAGCTGACACTGATGGTGGAGAAGGGCAAGCGTGCAGACATCGAAGCTCTCTACTCCCACGGGTTCGATTACCTGGGGAAGTACATCGCGAGAAAGATTGTACAGGGCGATTACATCTGA
- the LOC8076598 gene encoding mitogen-activated protein kinase 2 yields the protein MRMEGGGGGGAGGVGGCLGLGHGGEAQIKGTHTHGGRYVQYNVYGTLFEVSAKYVPPIRPVGRGAIGIICAAVNAQTREEVAIKKIGNAFDNQIDAKRTLREIKLLRHMNHENVISIKDIIRPPRRENFNDVYIVYELMDTDLHHLLRSNQTLTDDHCQYFVYQLLRGLKYVHSANVLHRDLRPSNLLLNAKCDLKIGDFGLARTTTETDFMMEYVVTRWYRAPELLLNCSEYTQAIDMWSVGCIFGEMVTREPLFPGKDYVHQLLLITELVGSPDDTSLGFLRSDHARRYVRSLPQHPKQQFRVRFPTMSSGAMDLLERMLVFDPSKRITVDEALCHPYLASLHEINDEPVCPAPFSFDFEQPSLTEEDIKELIWRESLKFNPDPIH from the exons atgCGCATGGAgggtggcggaggaggaggcgccggCGGTGTCGGAGGGTGCCTGGGTCTGGGCCACGGCGGGGAGGCGCAGATCAAGGGAACGCACACGCACGGCGGCCGCTACGTGCAGTACAACGTGTACGGCACCCTCTTCGAGGTCTCCGCCAAGTACGTCCCGCCCATCCGCCCCGTCGGCCGCGGCGCCATCGGCATCATCTG TGCTGCTGTCAATGCGCAGACTCGCGAGGAAGTCGCCATCAAGAAGATCGGCAACGCGTTCGACAATCAGATCGACGCAAAGCGCACTCTGCGTGAAATTAAGTTGCTTAGGCACATGAATCATGAAAAT GTTATTTCAATAAAGGACATCATACGCCCACCCAGGAGGGAGAACTTCAATGATGTTTATATCGTTTACGAGTTGATGGACACTGATCTTCATCACCTTCTACGATCAAACCAGACACTAACTGATGATCATTGTCAG TACTTCGTCTACCAGCTGCTCCGAGGACTCAAATATGTGCACTCAGCAAATGTCTTGCACAGAGACCTTAGGCCGAGCAATCTGCTGCTGAATGCCAAATGTGACCTGAAGATTGGGGACTTTGGGCTGGCAAGGACCACAACTGAAACTGACTTCATGATGGAGTACGTCGTTACACGGTGGTACAGAGCGCCTGAACTCCTGCTCAACTGCTCAGAGTATACTCAGGCTATTGACATGTGGTCAGTAGGCTGCATCTTCGGTGAAATGGTCACAAGAGAGCCTTTGTTTCCTGGGAAGGATTATGTTCATCAGCTGCTGCTAATAACTGAG CTGGTAGGCTCACCTGATGACACCAGCCTTGGGTTCCTCCGAAGCGATCACGCCCGCAGATATGTGAGGTCCCTTCCTCAACACCCCAAGCAACAATTCCGTGTGCGGTTCCCTACTATGTCTAGTGGTGCCATGGATTTGCTTGAGAGGATGCTCGTGTTTGATCCGAGCAAGAGGATTACTG TTGATGAGGCTCTATGCCACCCATACCTGGCATCCCTTCATGAGATAAATGACGAACCTGTCTGCCCAGCGCCTTTCAGCTTTGACTTCGAGCAGCCATCGCTCACCGAAGAAGATATCAAGGAACTCATCTGGAGGGAGTCTCTCAAGTTCAATCCTGACCCAATCCACTAA
- the LOC8069621 gene encoding protein PAF1 homolog, whose product MASYRPYAPPQQHPPPPPPQGGYPPQMNPYAPPPQQAPYNRMPAPPYHAGPPPPPPPGPPPPHQPQFNFGPGPPQQPPPPPQMYYQPPPPPYGGTSNPPPPPPSVPPPPPSPPPAAPPPPPPPPAQPPSVQAPLPPKEQPPKATLPRVETEEERRARKKREFEKQRVEDRKQQQMMRQTQAAILQKTQQRAAQQQPQSRHHHHQPPSGSRAPATGSRAVVTGSRAVATGSRPASAPNAERFENRLKKPTTFLCKHKFRNELPDPSAQLKWLPLNKDKDRYTKYRITSLEKNYIPKMIVPDDLGIPLDLLDMSVYNPPDVQPRMAPEDEELLRDDEVLTPIKQEGIRKRERPTDQGVSWLVKTQYISPLSTDAAKMSLTEKQAKERRESREGRNAFLDNLNDREKQIKAIEESFKAAKSRPVHQTKRGMQAEWVMPLLPDFDRYEEPFVMVNFDGDPTADSEQYNKLERSVRDECESRAVMKSFSVSGSDPTKQEKFLAYMAPAPHELTRDLDDDDDIQYSWLREYHWDVRGDDKDDPTTYLVTFDKEEGAKYLPLPTKLVLQKKKAKEGRSGDEIEHFPVPSRITVSKTAHGGTMERGESSGLHVNSKPRRSHVDDDLDEHPKRSRVEDIDQYSGEEYSE is encoded by the exons ATGGCGTCGTACAGGCCATacgcgccgccgcagcagcatccgccgccaccgccaccgcaggGCGGCTACCCGCCGCAGATGAATCCgtacgcgccgccgccgcagcaggcGCCGTACAACAGGATGCCGGCGCCGCCTTACCACGCGgggcccccgccgccgccgccacccggCCCGCCGCCACCTCACCAACCGCAGTTCAATTTCGGTCCCGGGCCTCCGCAGcagcccccgcccccgccgcaGATGTActaccagccgccgccgccgccctacgGCGGGACCAGCaacccgcctcctcctcccccttcgGTGCCACCCCCGCCTCCGTCCCCACCCCCTGCggccccgcccccgccccctcCGCCTCCGGCCCAGCCACCGTCTGTCCAAGCCCCGCTGCCCCCAAAGGAGCAGCCGCCTAAGGCGACGCTGCCAAGAGTGGAGACGGAGGAGGAGCGTCGCGCGCGGAAGAAGCGCGAGTTTGAGAAGCAGCGGGTGGAGGACCGCAAGCAGCAGCAGATGATGCGCCAGACGCAGGCCGCCATTCTGCAGAAGACGCAGCAGCGCGCTGCTCAGCAGCAGCCACagagccgccaccaccaccaccagcctCCGAGTGGCTCTCGGGCACCGGCAACTGGCTCTCGGGCAGTGGTAACTGGGTCTCGGGCAGTGGCAACTGGGTCTCGCCCAGCATCAGCGCCTAATGCTGAGAGGTTTGAGAACCGGCTAAAAAAGCCAACAACTTTCCTCTGCAAGCACAA ATTTAGGAATGAACTCCCTGATCCAAGTGCTCAGCTGAAATGGCTGCCCCTGAATAAGGATAAGGACCG ATATACCAAATACAGGATAACTTCATTGGAGAAAAACTACATTCCTAAAATGATTGTCCCTGATGATCTTGGGATACCTCTTGACCTACTTGACATGAGTGTATACAA CCCCCCAGATGTTCAGCCGCGCATGGCTCCTGAAGATGAAGAGCTATTGCGTGATGATGAGGTCCTCACCCCTATTAAACAAGAAGGTATAAGGAAAAGGGAGAGGCCCACTGACCAAGGTGTTTCTTGGCTGGTCAAAACACAATACATATCTCCACTAAGTACTGATGCAGCCAAAATG TCCCTTACTGAGAAGCAAGCAAAGGAAAGGCGGGAATCAAGGGAGGGTCGCAATGCTTTCCTAGACAATCTTAATGATAG AGAGAAACAGATCAAAGCCATTGAAGAATCCTTCAAAGCAGCCAAGTCAAGGCCTGTTCACCAGACTAAACGTGGGATGCAAGCTGAGTGGGTTATGCCTTTGCTACCTGATTTTGATAG GTACGAGGAGCCATTTGTTATGGTGAACTTTGATGGCGATCCAACTGCTGATTCTGAGCAGtacaacaaacttgagagatctGTACGTGATGAATGTGAATCCCGG GCTGTGATGAAAAGTTTTAGTGTCAGTGGTTCAGACCCTACAAAACAAGAGAAGTTTTTGGCATACATGGCCCCAGCACCTCATGAG CTTACCAGAGACTTGGATGATGACGATGATATCCAGTATTCCTGGCTAAGAGAATATCACTGGGAT GTAAGAGGAGATGATAAAGATGATCCTACAACATACCTTGTCACATTTGATAAGGAGGAGGGTGCAAAATATTTG CCTCTTCCTACTAAGCTAGTTTTGCAGAAGAAGAAAGCAAAAGAGGGGAGGTCTGGGGATGAAATTGAGCATTTTCCAGTGCCTTCCCGTATTACTGTGAGTAAAACAGCTCATGGTGGTACCATGGAGCGCGGAGAATCTTCCGGCTTGCAT GTGAATTCAAAGCCACGAAGATCTCATGTTGATGATGATCTTGATGAGCATCCAAAGCGTTCTCGAGTAGAGGATATTGACCAATATAGTGGCGAAGAATATTCTGAGTGA